Genomic window (Phocoena phocoena chromosome 20, mPhoPho1.1, whole genome shotgun sequence):
TGGGTCCCACCCGGCGGAGCCCCACCTGCCCCGTGTGCAAGAAGACCCTCAGCTCCTTCAGCAACCTGAAGGTGCACATGCGCTCGCACACTGGCGAGCGGCCCTACGCCTGTGACCAGTGTCCCTATGCCTGCGCCCAGAGCAGCAAGCTCAACCGCCACAAGAAGACCCATCGGCAGCAGCTACGGCCCCAGAGCCCCTGCGTGGCCGATGCCAGTCGAGAGCAGGCATCCGCCGCCCCTCCGGAGCCGGCCGCCCACGCCGCCGCCCCGGCCAGCCTCCTCCAGTGCAGCGGCGGAGAGGGGGCCGGAGCAGCCGCCACGGCGGGGGTCCAGGAACCTGGGGCTCCTGGCGGTGGGGCCCAGGTGGGCCCTGGCGTGGACGGCTGGGGAGCTGACACCAAGGAGCAGAGAACCGACCCCGAGAAGAACCAGAAGACGTCACCCAAGAAGACGCTGAAGCCAGCGGGCAAGAGCCGGGGTCCCGGGCCCGGGGGCAGCTGCGAGTTCTGCGGGAAGCATTTCACCAACAGCAGCAACCTGACAGTGCACCGGCGCTCGCACACGGGCGAGCGGCCCTACGCCTGCGAGCTCTGCTCCTACGCCTGCGCCCAGAGCAGCAAACTCAACCGCCACCGCCGCATGCACGGCCTGGGGCCTGGCGGGCCCCGCTTCAAGTGCCCCCACTGCTGCGTGCCCTTCGGCCTGCGGGCCACCCTGGACAAGCACCTGCGGCAGAAGCACCCCGACGTGGCTGGGGACGCCTGAGCCGCAGGAATGCCCCCTGCGGCCCCCCGCACCGCCGTGAACCGCTTCTGTGACCTCCCTGTCCTTCCCCTGCAAGTAAATCCTCCCCCCCCA
Coding sequences:
- the ZNF296 gene encoding zinc finger protein 296, encoding MSRRKAGCMPRRREPAPAANSDDEMEMPDLFIDVKLEPDPRPLQARRLGPFNPKEMPAPGRLEGEPRHSPGPVPAGGLFHALGLRNQWAPWTPLTPHLPDRQPWTDKHPDLLTCGRCLQTFPLEAITAFMDHKKLGCQLFRGPSPRQSSEREDLKALSCLRCGRQFTGAWKLLRHAQWDHGLSIYQTEPEAPEAPLLGLAEVAAAVSAVAGPEAEAKGLRLGPTRRSPTCPVCKKTLSSFSNLKVHMRSHTGERPYACDQCPYACAQSSKLNRHKKTHRQQLRPQSPCVADASREQASAAPPEPAAHAAAPASLLQCSGGEGAGAAATAGVQEPGAPGGGAQVGPGVDGWGADTKEQRTDPEKNQKTSPKKTLKPAGKSRGPGPGGSCEFCGKHFTNSSNLTVHRRSHTGERPYACELCSYACAQSSKLNRHRRMHGLGPGGPRFKCPHCCVPFGLRATLDKHLRQKHPDVAGDA